The Streptomyces griseiscabiei genome includes a window with the following:
- a CDS encoding asparagine synthetase A — protein sequence MSQASDLLDASPDDGAARSREERTRPPGLWADPEAHLTSAAEHPWYRIVTAVNASVLDSTSAFYQSRNVSPVLMPVTVSSVSSPMGLGSDSLPVQIDLLGDRTYLADSMQFQLEFMLRHGLQGAYYVMPTFRGEDADSTHLNQFFHSEAEIRGGQDEVMSLVEAYVAALTEGLLRGAVGAQVERCAGTTDHLEDLLNQSEFPRITYDEAQDLLGSNAFTAKVPGAPAITRRGEQALIEHFRGAVWLTAPPSLTVPFYQRVDERGRAHSADLLLGIGEVAGCGARHINGEETRQALADHLIPESDYTWYVRMKDDYPLETAGFGLGLERFLLWVLQHDDIRDLHVMPRIAGNRSWV from the coding sequence GTGAGCCAGGCAAGCGACCTGCTCGACGCTTCGCCAGACGACGGCGCAGCACGGTCACGGGAGGAGCGGACACGACCGCCCGGTCTGTGGGCCGATCCGGAAGCCCACCTCACTTCTGCCGCGGAGCATCCGTGGTACCGCATCGTGACCGCTGTCAACGCCTCTGTCTTGGACAGCACCAGTGCGTTCTACCAGTCACGAAACGTTTCGCCCGTGTTGATGCCGGTCACCGTCAGTTCGGTATCCAGCCCGATGGGGCTCGGCAGCGACAGCCTGCCGGTACAGATCGACCTGCTAGGCGACCGCACCTACCTGGCCGACTCGATGCAGTTCCAGCTGGAGTTCATGCTGCGCCATGGTCTGCAGGGTGCCTACTACGTCATGCCGACCTTCCGCGGGGAGGACGCGGACTCGACACATCTCAACCAGTTCTTCCACTCCGAGGCGGAGATCCGCGGAGGACAGGACGAGGTCATGAGCCTGGTCGAAGCATACGTGGCGGCCTTGACCGAGGGCCTGTTGCGGGGTGCAGTCGGCGCACAGGTCGAAAGGTGCGCGGGCACCACCGACCACCTGGAGGACCTCCTCAATCAATCCGAGTTCCCGCGCATCACCTACGACGAGGCGCAGGATCTCCTCGGATCGAACGCCTTCACGGCGAAGGTGCCGGGCGCCCCAGCCATCACGCGGCGCGGCGAGCAGGCCCTCATCGAACACTTCCGGGGCGCTGTGTGGCTGACCGCTCCGCCGTCCCTCACCGTGCCGTTCTACCAGCGAGTCGACGAGCGGGGCCGAGCGCACAGCGCCGACCTCCTCCTCGGCATCGGTGAGGTGGCCGGTTGCGGTGCGCGGCACATCAACGGGGAGGAGACTCGTCAGGCGCTCGCCGACCACCTGATACCGGAGTCCGACTACACCTGGTACGTCCGGATGAAGGACGACTATCCGCTGGAGACCGCAGGGTTCGGTCTTGGTCTTGAGCGGTTCCTGCTCTGGGTCCTCCAACACGATGACATCCGGGATCTCCACGTGATGCCCCGCATCGCGGGAAACCGCTCCTGGGTCTGA
- a CDS encoding dTMP kinase produces MSHPLLLSIDGIDGSGKSTQVDQVAAALSAAGVRAEPAVVEAFGARTVNTLAEQLTGDAYAYDPAIPAELREWVFACDVAYFTKTRFPPLFAEGITVVWDRGPLSYHASAVAYDGLSDWVGRAQSLYPRPHRTYLLDLPADTAVRRLKERAGKRQRTDESVDLLRRVQEHMVEMAKNRPDVVVLDATRDPDEITAQILRDWLTSRSAAD; encoded by the coding sequence ATGTCACACCCGCTGTTGCTCTCCATCGACGGGATCGACGGGTCGGGCAAGTCCACCCAGGTCGACCAGGTCGCCGCGGCATTGTCGGCGGCAGGGGTCCGCGCGGAACCGGCGGTGGTGGAGGCGTTCGGCGCTCGCACAGTCAATACGTTGGCCGAGCAGCTGACCGGGGATGCGTACGCCTACGATCCGGCGATACCCGCCGAGTTGCGCGAGTGGGTCTTCGCCTGCGACGTCGCGTACTTCACCAAGACGAGGTTCCCGCCCCTGTTCGCTGAAGGCATCACAGTTGTGTGGGACCGTGGGCCGCTGTCCTACCACGCCTCCGCTGTCGCGTACGACGGCCTCTCCGACTGGGTCGGCCGAGCCCAGTCGCTCTACCCGCGGCCGCACCGCACGTACCTGCTGGACCTTCCTGCTGATACGGCGGTGCGACGGCTGAAGGAGCGGGCCGGAAAACGACAGCGGACCGATGAGTCCGTGGACCTCCTCCGCAGAGTCCAGGAACACATGGTGGAGATGGCGAAGAATCGGCCGGACGTTGTGGTCCTGGACGCGACGCGTGATCCCGATGAGATCACCGCCCAGATTCTTCGCGACTGGCTCACCAGCCGGTCGGCGGCCGACTGA
- a CDS encoding phosphotransferase enzyme family protein produces the protein MSADAKPLDTSIGVIADDQLARIQAAFGLDSLLVLPFFSLNKSIIDLRRRTETARKVFIESEQGALFLKELPWYCSSVEFAAFQTELLSQLHELGAPVARPLVTHSGHSFFHDRRTGSIFTLQPYVEGRSWTGGDGEARAAGRALAGLHTHAARTRMNGLPGMRDAFSSAESLVSLLQDSADQPEPVREEIHDFARLALAAIERSRTEAYAAGYGAEVLPVHGDFNPFNLIFGETRDSAETIVGVVDFDNTCLDDRAHDLGESLVRFGWVNYRGLSSAYGAVPTGFDHSAVAAVLAGYREADESAATAARPLLPAVMTAVAMELAAIGLLSAYYTHSDLPALRRNAEALPEMAAEAVASVW, from the coding sequence ATGAGCGCCGACGCCAAACCACTCGACACCTCGATCGGCGTGATTGCCGATGACCAGCTCGCCCGGATACAGGCGGCGTTCGGGCTGGACAGCCTGTTGGTACTGCCGTTCTTCTCGCTCAACAAGTCGATCATCGATCTACGACGGCGTACGGAGACGGCGCGTAAGGTCTTCATCGAGTCGGAGCAGGGCGCCCTCTTCCTGAAGGAACTGCCGTGGTACTGCTCGTCGGTGGAGTTCGCCGCGTTCCAGACGGAACTCCTGTCCCAACTGCATGAACTGGGCGCGCCGGTGGCCCGTCCACTGGTCACTCACTCGGGCCACAGTTTCTTCCACGACCGCCGAACCGGCTCCATCTTCACCCTCCAGCCCTATGTCGAAGGCCGGAGCTGGACCGGCGGTGACGGCGAGGCCAGGGCAGCCGGCCGAGCTCTGGCCGGGCTGCACACGCACGCGGCACGGACGCGGATGAACGGCCTGCCAGGCATGCGCGACGCGTTCTCCAGCGCGGAAAGTCTGGTGAGTCTTCTCCAGGACAGCGCGGATCAGCCCGAGCCGGTGCGCGAGGAGATCCACGACTTCGCCCGACTCGCGCTCGCCGCAATCGAGCGGTCCCGGACCGAAGCGTACGCCGCCGGATACGGAGCCGAGGTGCTGCCGGTACACGGCGACTTCAATCCGTTCAACCTGATCTTCGGAGAGACGCGGGACAGCGCGGAGACGATCGTCGGGGTCGTGGACTTCGACAACACCTGCCTCGACGACCGGGCCCACGACCTGGGTGAGTCCCTGGTGCGCTTCGGCTGGGTCAACTACCGCGGCCTCAGCTCGGCCTACGGAGCGGTGCCCACCGGATTCGACCACTCCGCGGTCGCCGCCGTCCTGGCCGGATACCGCGAAGCCGACGAGTCCGCGGCAACGGCCGCCAGGCCCCTGCTTCCGGCGGTGATGACCGCGGTAGCCATGGAGCTGGCGGCGATCGGACTCCTTTCGGCGTACTACACGCACAGCGATCTACCCGCCCTCCGCCGCAATGCGGAGGCACTTCCGGAGATGGCCGCCGAGGCCGTCGCGTCTGTTTGGTAG
- a CDS encoding P-loop NTPase → MTRFTAVYGTKGGVGKSTIAVNTAYALSDRGTSVGLVDLDLSGPNVQNLVAGLTGRPPAMVNFRVHPGRYGGVDIAGLGFFVRPHEAGLLSGKYLEGALTQILFHDAWQAYDHVIVDMPPGFDDLHRQVFTRLPMRVALVTTPHVLSTQDLARGRRLLQQLSLPVLGYVENMSHFCCEFCGRSSRLFSPAGDGTLDDLELLSRVPFAPEPPDLGASVPLVLTEEPATAEFRRGVQEIARRIHEEERQG, encoded by the coding sequence ATGACCCGGTTCACGGCCGTGTACGGAACCAAGGGCGGCGTCGGGAAGTCCACCATCGCCGTCAACACCGCATACGCGCTCAGCGACCGGGGCACCTCCGTCGGCCTGGTGGACCTGGACCTGTCCGGCCCGAATGTCCAGAATCTGGTGGCGGGGCTCACGGGCCGACCACCGGCCATGGTCAACTTTCGTGTTCATCCCGGCCGGTACGGCGGGGTGGACATCGCCGGGCTGGGATTCTTCGTCCGCCCACACGAGGCGGGACTGCTCAGTGGCAAGTACCTCGAGGGCGCCCTGACGCAGATCCTCTTCCACGACGCGTGGCAGGCCTACGACCACGTCATCGTGGATATGCCGCCCGGCTTCGACGATCTCCATCGCCAGGTCTTCACCCGCCTGCCCATGCGGGTCGCCCTGGTCACCACACCCCATGTGCTGTCCACCCAGGACCTCGCGCGCGGCCGTAGGCTGCTCCAGCAGCTGAGCCTCCCGGTCCTCGGCTACGTGGAGAACATGAGCCACTTCTGCTGCGAGTTCTGCGGCAGGTCCTCGCGGCTGTTCTCCCCCGCCGGCGACGGCACACTGGACGATCTCGAACTCCTCTCGCGCGTGCCGTTCGCGCCTGAACCGCCGGACCTCGGAGCATCCGTCCCGCTGGTACTCACGGAGGAGCCGGCCACCGCCGAGTTCCGCCGCGGTGTTCAGGAGATCGCCCGACGCATTCACGAAGAGGAACGGCAAGGATGA
- the cysS gene encoding cysteine--tRNA ligase, protein MTNSSASEQLRQGLSLYSTLSRTSTHFTPAKDDTVRMYVCGPTVYSAPHIGNMRTYLFADIARRVLAFAGYSVQAAMNITDVGHLTSDADSGDDKMAKAAAAERATAWEVAEKYTEIFFADADRLNILPMDLVLRATQHIPQQIALIQRLEDKGVVYRTNDGMYFDTSFVPDYGKLTPNDTREHLRAGERVAMGEKRHATDFALWKFSPPEAPKRDMEWPSPWGVGFPGWHIECSAMAMEYLGESLDLHLGGIDHIPVHHTNEIAQSETATGVPFSRWWMHGAFLTLEGERRMGKSEGNKITLDTLVEEGFDPLEFRYLVLLSHYRSPLSFSQTALEQAANALRRLRHRVAAWKKSVGAVDLPDRVDSPYLTRFVEALAEDLNMPRAVAELWQVARDPDLDDATKLSLVLTFDEVLGLDLKSASKEAIEIPDAVVRLAQERWELRSAKRFKESDELRDQILAAGYSVQDGPEGYELVPLHD, encoded by the coding sequence GTGACCAACTCATCGGCAAGCGAGCAGCTGAGGCAGGGCCTTTCGCTCTACAGCACGCTGTCGCGCACCAGCACGCACTTCACTCCTGCCAAGGACGACACCGTCCGGATGTACGTGTGCGGGCCCACCGTCTACAGCGCCCCGCACATCGGCAACATGCGCACCTACCTGTTCGCCGACATCGCCCGCAGAGTCCTGGCCTTCGCGGGCTACTCGGTTCAGGCGGCCATGAACATCACCGACGTGGGCCACCTGACCAGTGACGCGGACAGCGGCGACGACAAGATGGCGAAGGCGGCCGCGGCCGAGCGGGCCACCGCGTGGGAGGTCGCCGAGAAGTACACGGAGATCTTCTTCGCGGACGCCGACCGACTGAACATCCTGCCGATGGATCTGGTCCTGCGAGCCACCCAGCACATCCCCCAGCAGATCGCGCTGATCCAGCGGCTGGAGGACAAGGGGGTCGTCTATCGCACCAATGACGGCATGTACTTCGACACCTCCTTCGTGCCCGACTACGGCAAGCTCACCCCGAACGACACCCGTGAGCACCTGCGCGCCGGCGAGCGAGTGGCGATGGGCGAGAAACGTCACGCCACGGACTTCGCCCTGTGGAAGTTCTCCCCGCCGGAGGCTCCGAAGCGCGACATGGAGTGGCCGTCACCCTGGGGTGTCGGCTTCCCCGGCTGGCACATCGAGTGCTCGGCAATGGCGATGGAATACCTGGGCGAATCGCTGGACCTGCACCTCGGCGGTATCGACCACATTCCGGTGCACCACACCAACGAGATCGCACAGAGCGAGACGGCGACGGGTGTCCCGTTCTCGCGTTGGTGGATGCACGGCGCGTTCCTCACCCTTGAGGGCGAGCGCAGGATGGGCAAGTCCGAGGGCAACAAGATCACCCTCGACACGCTGGTCGAGGAGGGCTTCGATCCGCTCGAATTCCGGTACCTGGTCCTGCTGAGCCACTACCGGAGCCCGCTGTCATTCTCGCAGACCGCGCTGGAACAGGCCGCGAACGCCCTGCGGCGCCTGAGGCACCGGGTCGCCGCCTGGAAGAAGTCCGTCGGCGCGGTGGATCTGCCGGATCGCGTGGACAGCCCGTACCTCACGCGATTTGTCGAAGCACTGGCGGAGGATCTCAACATGCCTCGCGCCGTCGCCGAGTTGTGGCAGGTGGCAAGGGACCCCGATCTCGACGACGCCACCAAGCTGAGTCTGGTCCTGACCTTCGACGAGGTTCTGGGACTGGATCTGAAGTCCGCCTCGAAGGAGGCCATCGAGATCCCCGACGCCGTGGTCCGGCTCGCGCAGGAACGGTGGGAACTCCGTTCGGCGAAGCGGTTCAAGGAGTCCGACGAACTGCGTGACCAGATCCTGGCAGCCGGCTACAGCGTGCAGGACGGTCCCGAGGGATACGAGCTTGTTCCCCTTCATGACTGA
- a CDS encoding class I SAM-dependent methyltransferase, translating to MVEAAADTSVPVAEPVSEMDYSSFVGLIRERNRPSGGVRTVQEVAVQARIGSDSRVLEIGSNTGFTSVNISLLTGASVVGIDVNPNSVAEAESYAQLHGLSDQVQFQVQDARELAVEDASFDAVWVSNVVSFVSDKARMLDEVTRVVKVGGTVIAVPIYYRRRPPQKIVDQVSEAIGTPVDVMSKNDWRAFYEKAPGLELYYESDFVYDLIDDQDVERYCDGLMEKEHLAALDPGVQAQIRDRMGYFMRLFNENLSYAGFSVMLLQKRVERDEVELFTSHSVPLLPKE from the coding sequence GTGGTCGAGGCCGCTGCCGATACGTCCGTGCCGGTCGCCGAGCCAGTGTCCGAGATGGACTACTCGAGCTTCGTCGGCCTGATCCGTGAACGGAACCGACCCTCGGGCGGCGTGCGGACGGTACAGGAAGTCGCGGTCCAGGCCCGGATCGGATCGGACAGCCGGGTTCTCGAGATCGGGAGCAACACCGGCTTTACGTCCGTCAATATCTCCCTGCTCACCGGAGCGTCGGTGGTGGGCATCGACGTCAACCCGAATTCGGTCGCCGAGGCGGAGTCGTACGCCCAGTTGCATGGGTTGTCCGACCAGGTGCAGTTCCAGGTGCAGGACGCCAGGGAGTTGGCGGTCGAGGACGCTTCCTTCGACGCGGTCTGGGTCAGCAACGTGGTCTCGTTCGTGTCCGACAAGGCCCGGATGCTCGACGAGGTGACCCGCGTGGTCAAGGTGGGCGGCACCGTGATCGCCGTACCGATCTACTACCGACGCCGGCCGCCGCAGAAGATCGTCGACCAGGTGTCCGAGGCCATCGGAACGCCCGTTGACGTGATGAGCAAGAACGACTGGCGTGCGTTCTACGAAAAGGCGCCCGGCCTCGAGCTCTACTACGAGTCCGATTTCGTCTACGACCTCATCGACGATCAGGACGTCGAGCGGTACTGCGACGGCCTGATGGAGAAGGAACACCTCGCGGCCCTCGATCCCGGTGTGCAGGCACAGATTCGGGACCGGATGGGCTATTTCATGCGCCTGTTCAACGAGAACCTCAGTTATGCCGGCTTCTCCGTCATGCTTCTGCAGAAGCGGGTGGAGCGGGACGAGGTCGAACTTTTCACCAGCCATTCCGTACCGCTCCTGCCCAAGGAATGA
- a CDS encoding GNAT family N-acetyltransferase → MSNVDIVWGRGDEVLGDASWDEFVGTAGSIFQDSRFLLAWWRDNATKNSSSQFHAATFVDGGETIGVCAFELSDGTLSFAGGRDVVDYMGPAVADGRERAVADAVTRLVFDEPRWERAHLAGLPAGGPLTQELIDAFRRRAPQVEVEAYDQAPRILSAPEGYLGLLNSKRRGEVLRKRKRLEEEIGPVEMITSTPDTWSGALEQLLAWKASATPAMHAFVKEYGDFVRDLLKELAPRDAAHVVELRTQDDRAVASAIVLTHRRTKYLYNMSYDISTVSASNNGLAPGVVLVSHLAEETLEQGLVFDFLKGAQDYKVRLGGVPEDIVTLSFTR, encoded by the coding sequence ATGAGTAATGTCGACATAGTGTGGGGGCGTGGCGATGAGGTCCTCGGTGATGCTTCGTGGGACGAATTCGTCGGCACGGCCGGTTCGATTTTCCAGGACAGCCGATTCCTTCTCGCATGGTGGCGCGACAACGCCACGAAGAATTCATCCTCACAGTTTCACGCCGCTACTTTTGTGGACGGCGGAGAAACCATCGGTGTCTGTGCCTTCGAATTGAGTGACGGCACCCTCTCCTTCGCCGGTGGACGAGATGTCGTCGACTACATGGGACCGGCGGTGGCTGACGGTCGGGAAAGGGCTGTGGCCGACGCCGTGACCCGGCTGGTCTTTGACGAGCCGCGGTGGGAACGCGCACACCTTGCCGGGCTCCCGGCCGGTGGGCCCTTGACCCAGGAGTTGATCGACGCCTTCCGCCGGCGGGCTCCGCAGGTCGAGGTCGAGGCCTACGACCAGGCGCCCCGCATCCTCTCGGCGCCGGAGGGCTACCTCGGACTGCTGAACTCCAAGAGACGAGGAGAGGTGCTCCGCAAGCGGAAGCGCCTGGAGGAGGAGATCGGGCCGGTGGAGATGATCACCTCCACCCCGGACACCTGGTCCGGCGCGCTGGAGCAGTTGCTCGCCTGGAAGGCGTCGGCGACGCCGGCGATGCATGCTTTCGTGAAGGAATATGGCGACTTCGTCCGCGACCTGCTCAAGGAACTGGCTCCGAGGGACGCCGCGCACGTGGTGGAACTCCGTACACAGGACGACCGTGCCGTGGCCTCCGCGATCGTGCTGACGCACCGCCGCACGAAGTACCTCTACAACATGTCGTACGACATCTCGACGGTCAGCGCCTCGAACAACGGGCTTGCTCCGGGAGTCGTCCTCGTCTCACACCTGGCTGAGGAAACCCTTGAGCAAGGGCTCGTCTTCGACTTCCTCAAAGGCGCGCAGGATTACAAGGTCCGCCTCGGAGGCGTCCCCGAGGACATCGTCACGCTGTCCTTCACCCGCTGA
- a CDS encoding S66 family peptidase, producing MDPSTTVVKPYAPLPGSGIGLVTPSSSVSRYPRRSARAVRALAGLGFLPVAAPHAWWQDHDRPAPEALAEDIAWCCRHEEISAILCTTGGLRSAELLPHLDFDLLRAARKPLCGFSDITSLLLGVYARAGIVTFHGPTLVPSMGDADGIDPYVADGLLASWRPGGSRVLRPPTATSVESPRWEVEDHRPRSRVPAGPWRALTPGSARGRLVGGHLSTVVGLLGTPFLPRTTDCLVFLETNESRVAVIRRDLSALAAAGFFGDAAGLVFGRTPCADRPDELDRCLLELAAEHGLPALTDVDLGHTVPITTLPIGVMATLDTGRALLRLDETAVSARESQRVKDSVTMSSGTPPRRTL from the coding sequence ATGGATCCCTCGACGACCGTGGTAAAGCCGTACGCGCCGCTGCCGGGCTCGGGCATCGGCCTGGTCACGCCGTCGAGTTCGGTGAGCCGCTACCCGCGCCGTTCGGCGCGAGCCGTGCGGGCGCTCGCCGGTCTCGGCTTCCTGCCCGTCGCCGCGCCGCACGCGTGGTGGCAGGACCATGACCGGCCTGCACCCGAGGCTCTGGCGGAGGACATCGCGTGGTGCTGCCGGCACGAGGAGATCTCGGCGATCCTGTGCACGACCGGTGGCCTGCGCTCCGCCGAGCTGCTCCCCCACCTGGACTTCGACCTGCTCCGGGCCGCCCGTAAGCCGCTGTGCGGGTTCAGCGACATCACGTCCCTCCTGCTTGGGGTGTACGCCCGCGCGGGCATCGTGACGTTCCACGGCCCCACCCTCGTCCCCTCGATGGGTGATGCCGATGGCATCGACCCATATGTGGCGGACGGCCTGCTGGCTTCCTGGCGTCCCGGCGGCTCCCGGGTGCTGCGCCCTCCCACCGCAACGTCCGTGGAGTCACCGCGCTGGGAGGTGGAGGACCATCGTCCGAGATCTCGGGTACCCGCGGGGCCATGGCGTGCTCTGACGCCTGGCAGCGCGCGCGGACGGTTGGTCGGCGGCCACCTGAGCACCGTCGTGGGCCTGCTCGGTACTCCGTTCCTTCCACGGACGACGGACTGCCTGGTCTTCCTGGAGACGAACGAGTCCCGGGTGGCGGTGATCCGGCGTGACCTGTCCGCGCTCGCCGCGGCCGGGTTCTTCGGTGATGCCGCGGGCCTGGTGTTCGGCCGCACGCCGTGCGCCGACCGGCCCGACGAACTGGATCGGTGTCTGCTGGAACTGGCCGCCGAGCATGGCCTTCCCGCACTCACCGACGTCGACCTCGGTCACACCGTGCCGATCACTACACTACCGATCGGCGTCATGGCCACCCTGGACACCGGCCGGGCGCTGCTGCGCCTGGACGAGACCGCGGTATCGGCGCGGGAGAGTCAGCGGGTGAAGGACAGCGTGACGATGTCCTCGGGGACGCCTCCGAGGCGGACCTTGTAA
- a CDS encoding phosphoenolpyruvate carboxykinase (ATP), with translation MSRTLSIRFAAQEISATVHPDAEQAIAPVLAFVQPHFSVEPLDFAQANGLPLRISSLADWTRPSGEPQRTMVRKGRSDDTHVWGDLWQVGDRTVIEIASSRTVFDLATDGSGLHVYVSDTSRYHLSDFLREAMWELAAVGGGTFIHAASVSNGQAAVALVGDKGAGKTTTALDLVRSGADFYSGDILYTTTDASQVYSFPDYPGVCWGTIRANPELLKAAEELGLEQSPDDGAKVLLPHDIYWTALGVRKAAPPLPLGAILIANVSAAGPARIETAAPRWDLLETLERRGSDPGEGWEPFLGEAGRRYACSGSEPRTGPLRPDVPWYTRLGRGRPSSEEIAALFEKVGPAAVVENHDGRS, from the coding sequence ATGAGCCGGACGTTGTCGATCCGCTTCGCGGCGCAGGAGATCAGCGCGACGGTTCACCCGGACGCCGAGCAGGCCATCGCGCCGGTGCTCGCCTTCGTGCAGCCGCACTTCTCGGTGGAACCTCTCGACTTCGCCCAGGCGAACGGCCTGCCCCTCCGGATCTCCTCACTTGCCGACTGGACCCGCCCGTCCGGAGAGCCGCAGCGAACGATGGTCCGCAAGGGCCGGTCGGACGACACTCACGTCTGGGGTGACCTCTGGCAGGTCGGCGACCGGACAGTGATCGAAATCGCGTCGAGCCGGACGGTCTTCGACCTGGCCACCGACGGGTCCGGACTGCATGTCTACGTCAGTGACACCTCGCGGTACCACCTCTCCGACTTCCTGCGTGAGGCCATGTGGGAGCTGGCCGCGGTCGGCGGCGGCACGTTCATCCACGCGGCCTCGGTCAGCAACGGGCAGGCGGCGGTCGCTCTGGTCGGTGACAAGGGGGCGGGCAAGACCACGACCGCCCTCGACCTCGTTCGCAGTGGGGCCGACTTCTATTCCGGCGACATCCTCTACACGACCACCGACGCCAGTCAGGTGTACAGCTTCCCTGACTACCCTGGGGTGTGCTGGGGCACCATCCGTGCCAACCCGGAGCTGCTGAAGGCCGCAGAGGAGTTGGGCTTGGAGCAGTCGCCGGACGATGGGGCCAAAGTCCTCCTGCCGCATGACATCTACTGGACCGCGCTCGGCGTCCGCAAGGCCGCGCCGCCTCTCCCGCTGGGCGCGATCCTCATCGCCAACGTCTCCGCAGCCGGCCCCGCCCGGATAGAGACTGCCGCGCCGCGCTGGGACCTGCTGGAGACGCTGGAGCGGCGGGGCAGCGACCCCGGCGAAGGTTGGGAACCGTTCCTCGGCGAGGCGGGTCGTCGCTACGCCTGTTCCGGCAGTGAGCCGCGCACCGGCCCCCTGCGTCCGGACGTGCCCTGGTACACCAGGCTCGGGCGGGGACGTCCGTCGTCCGAGGAGATCGCCGCGCTTTTCGAGAAGGTCGGCCCGGCCGCCGTTGTGGAGAATCATGATGGCCGGTCTTGA
- a CDS encoding AAA family ATPase, translated as MERFELAVQHDPFAADAWLGLHAAGHRRAEALEAMAQHRGCFGALRTKHGMPLKSRFDLGFYVTFRLETARDLWLATMAGLLQERRLGEAWQSLAEAQLDCDETRFVCSRYAFLKQDWPLVLHFSRNITDAFLRDEAQLYVARALVEQHVFHEAVSTLAPLPQALERESRFEGEVAYVRGLALEGLDRPEEALRQFQYAFRCFPTLADVATRAKAVTVPATDIPDQEAPPEKGSTKGASAGPDGETRELWLGEAMELLDGMVGLEPVKRQLRTLVAQLRMTAVRREQGLPSSSGPQHFVFAGPPGTGKTTVARVLGKVFAGLGLLDRGHVVETQRVDLVGRHLGETAIKTSRVIDSALGGLLFIDEAYALSNSGYSGGDAFGDEALQVLLKRAEDDRDRLVVILAGYPDEINALLATNPGLASRFTTRVTFPSYSADELVRIAHGFFDSQGDVLDEDATTALRGHCEQAVADGLVDRLGNGRFARELCRKSAALRDLRLYDRYGGSDTPTREEIVTVRLADVSAAYKELHDSATAP; from the coding sequence GTGGAGCGCTTCGAACTGGCGGTGCAGCACGATCCGTTCGCCGCCGACGCCTGGCTGGGGCTGCATGCCGCCGGGCATCGTCGGGCCGAGGCTCTGGAGGCGATGGCACAGCACCGGGGTTGCTTCGGCGCTCTGCGCACCAAGCACGGCATGCCGTTGAAGTCCCGGTTCGACCTCGGTTTCTACGTGACGTTCCGGCTGGAGACCGCGCGTGACCTCTGGCTCGCCACCATGGCGGGGCTGTTGCAGGAACGGAGGCTGGGCGAGGCGTGGCAGTCGCTCGCGGAGGCGCAACTGGACTGCGACGAGACGCGGTTCGTGTGTTCGCGATACGCCTTCCTCAAGCAGGACTGGCCCCTGGTCCTGCACTTCTCACGGAACATCACCGACGCGTTCCTTCGCGACGAGGCGCAACTGTACGTGGCCAGAGCCCTCGTGGAGCAGCACGTCTTCCACGAGGCGGTCAGCACTCTCGCCCCGCTTCCGCAGGCGCTGGAGAGGGAAAGTCGCTTCGAGGGTGAGGTCGCCTATGTGCGGGGGCTCGCACTCGAGGGGCTGGACAGGCCGGAAGAGGCGTTGCGGCAGTTCCAGTACGCCTTCCGCTGTTTCCCCACCCTCGCCGATGTCGCCACCCGGGCCAAGGCCGTCACCGTCCCGGCCACCGACATCCCGGACCAGGAGGCACCACCCGAGAAGGGGTCCACGAAGGGCGCTTCGGCCGGTCCCGACGGTGAAACGCGGGAGCTGTGGCTCGGCGAGGCGATGGAGCTGCTGGACGGCATGGTGGGCCTGGAGCCGGTCAAGCGGCAACTGCGCACCCTTGTGGCGCAGTTGCGGATGACCGCGGTGCGGAGGGAGCAGGGCCTCCCGTCGAGTTCGGGGCCCCAGCACTTCGTGTTCGCCGGGCCCCCGGGGACGGGCAAGACCACGGTGGCCCGGGTGCTCGGAAAGGTGTTCGCCGGCCTCGGCCTGCTCGACCGCGGCCATGTGGTGGAGACGCAGCGGGTCGACCTCGTCGGCCGGCATCTCGGGGAGACGGCCATCAAGACGAGCAGGGTGATCGATTCCGCGCTGGGCGGCCTGCTGTTCATCGACGAGGCGTACGCATTGTCGAACAGTGGCTATTCCGGTGGCGACGCCTTCGGGGACGAAGCACTGCAGGTCCTGCTCAAGCGTGCCGAGGACGACCGGGACCGGCTGGTCGTCATCCTGGCCGGCTACCCGGACGAGATCAACGCGCTGCTGGCCACCAATCCGGGACTGGCCTCGAGATTCACCACCCGCGTGACCTTTCCCTCGTACTCCGCCGACGAACTGGTGCGGATCGCCCACGGTTTCTTCGATTCCCAGGGAGATGTCCTGGACGAGGACGCCACCACGGCGCTCCGTGGGCACTGCGAGCAGGCCGTGGCCGACGGTCTCGTCGACCGGCTGGGCAACGGCCGTTTCGCCCGTGAACTGTGCCGGAAGTCCGCGGCACTTCGCGATCTACGTCTTTACGACCGCTACGGAGGCTCCGACACGCCCACCCGGGAGGAGATCGTCACCGTACGCCTCGCGGACGTCTCGGCCGCGTACAAGGAGCTTCACGACAGCGCGACCGCCCCCTGA